One genomic region from Campylobacter concisus encodes:
- the waaC gene encoding lipopolysaccharide heptosyltransferase I yields the protein MQNKNQLKIVIVKLSALGDIVHAAIVLQFIKKHHPNAHITWLVDARFASLLKDHPLINELVVLPLKQSFRQSYKILKTLGKFDKVIDLQGLFKSAIVAKIIGKQTYGFSRESVKEKIAARLYRHKFKIDYNENIIIRNLALVAFALNFSFESSEILEKVPCFEASEIYKNESGKKRVLIAAFASEESKIYNKFKDVIRLLDGCEIYLCYGSESEKVRAEAIISGTKAKLLEKLSIKEMIDYIASCDLVIGNDSGLTHLAWAINRPSITLFGNRPSHRNAYITDKNLVIDMGKQIDARSIDKNDFCIREIFPETVANFAKRLLNG from the coding sequence ATGCAAAACAAAAATCAACTAAAAATAGTCATCGTCAAACTCTCAGCTCTTGGGGATATCGTGCACGCAGCTATTGTACTTCAGTTTATCAAAAAGCACCACCCAAATGCCCATATCACGTGGCTAGTTGATGCTCGTTTTGCAAGCCTTTTAAAAGATCATCCGCTTATCAACGAGCTAGTCGTTTTACCACTTAAACAAAGTTTTAGACAAAGCTACAAGATACTAAAAACCCTTGGTAAATTTGACAAAGTGATCGATCTGCAAGGACTTTTTAAATCAGCCATCGTCGCAAAAATAATAGGCAAGCAAACTTATGGATTTAGTAGAGAGAGTGTCAAAGAAAAGATCGCAGCTAGGCTTTATAGGCATAAATTTAAAATTGATTACAACGAAAATATAATCATTAGAAATTTGGCACTTGTGGCTTTTGCTCTAAATTTTAGCTTTGAATCAAGTGAAATTTTAGAAAAAGTACCTTGCTTTGAAGCAAGTGAAATTTATAAAAATGAAAGTGGTAAAAAACGCGTTTTAATAGCCGCCTTTGCAAGCGAAGAGAGCAAAATTTATAACAAATTTAAAGACGTGATCAGACTACTTGATGGATGTGAAATTTACCTTTGCTACGGAAGTGAGAGCGAGAAAGTAAGGGCTGAGGCGATCATTTCAGGCACCAAAGCAAAGCTGCTTGAAAAACTAAGTATAAAAGAGATGATAGATTACATCGCAAGCTGTGATTTAGTAATTGGTAACGATAGCGGCTTAACGCACCTTGCTTGGGCGATAAATAGGCCTTCTATCACACTTTTTGGCAACCGTCCAAGCCACAGAAATGCTTACATCACGGATAAAAATTTAGTTATAGATATGGGTAAGCAAATAGATGCCAGAAGTATCGATAAAAACGACTTTTGCATAAGAGAAATTTTTCCAGAAACGGTTGCAAATTTCGCAAAAAGGCTGCTAAATGGATAG
- a CDS encoding glycosyltransferase family 4 protein encodes MNILHTQTLFNWGGEQNKTLNEMRFMRKIGHNVILFCNPNSQIESIAKEEDFSVIAQEMNKKNFHKSVPVLCEAISSNKIDIVITHGSTDSWVGAIAGLFYRKRGVKFYKERHNLFPIKGFLSKLMYKRLFDKILYISDSVKEYLLSIGVSEDKLVFMPSTVDVEAIDDTKSTFRDKFNISQDELVIGTFTSLYRKKGVYDFANAAKEILKEKDATIVFAGNISESIKNEIASIFSKKDKIIFTGFRNDAANVIKSFDIYVFASHSEGLGTVLLEAMSSKVPVVVYDNAPMNVLVKDKERGLCARNLDEISLKECILELINEPEKAKIYSQNAFKFVDENFSHKALKEAIKNLLEQK; translated from the coding sequence ATGAATATTCTTCACACGCAGACACTTTTTAACTGGGGTGGCGAGCAAAATAAGACGCTAAACGAGATGCGTTTTATGCGCAAGATAGGTCATAATGTCATACTTTTTTGCAACCCAAATTCTCAGATAGAAAGCATTGCAAAAGAAGAAGACTTTAGTGTTATAGCACAAGAGATGAATAAGAAAAATTTTCATAAAAGTGTACCAGTACTTTGCGAAGCTATAAGCTCAAACAAGATAGATATCGTAATCACACATGGCTCGACTGATAGCTGGGTTGGGGCCATAGCTGGGCTTTTTTACCGCAAAAGGGGCGTTAAATTTTACAAGGAAAGGCATAATCTTTTTCCTATAAAAGGCTTTCTTTCAAAACTAATGTACAAAAGACTATTTGATAAAATTTTATACATCTCAGATAGTGTCAAAGAGTACCTGCTAAGCATCGGCGTTAGCGAAGATAAGCTAGTTTTTATGCCAAGTACAGTCGATGTGGAGGCGATAGATGATACAAAAAGCACATTTAGAGATAAGTTTAATATATCTCAAGATGAGCTAGTTATCGGTACATTTACTTCGCTTTACCGCAAGAAAGGTGTCTACGACTTTGCAAATGCAGCAAAAGAGATTTTAAAAGAGAAGGACGCCACAATAGTTTTTGCAGGAAATATCAGCGAAAGCATAAAAAATGAGATTGCCTCGATTTTTAGCAAAAAAGATAAGATCATCTTCACTGGCTTTAGAAATGACGCGGCAAACGTTATAAAAAGCTTTGATATCTACGTATTTGCTTCGCACTCTGAGGGGCTTGGCACAGTTTTGCTTGAGGCGATGAGCTCAAAAGTGCCAGTTGTAGTCTATGATAACGCGCCGATGAACGTGCTAGTTAAAGATAAAGAGCGTGGGCTTTGTGCTAGAAATTTAGATGAAATTTCACTAAAAGAGTGCATTTTAGAGCTGATAAATGAGCCTGAAAAAGCCAAAATTTACTCACAAAACGCCTTTAAATTTGTGGATGAAAACTTTAGCCACAAGGCGCTAAAAGAAGCTATTAAAAATTTACTGGAGCAAAAATGA
- a CDS encoding lipid A biosynthesis lauroyl acyltransferase: MDRLYLAGFYTLKFFIFLLPSSLRDLLAKFLAFAFMKLKKKRFHIVMINLNLAFGESKTKEEKLEIAKKCYYNFAKYLGINFILNQNTTKQKVLEKVSFKNEHNLLEALKLDRPIIVTTAHFGQWELFSLAMSARFGAVSVLGRKLDSSVMDKILRANRTQFDVELIDKDGGAKDILKALKARRIVGILVDQNTAPKDGIKVKFFDKDVLHTPAASVLAQKTNALIINAFIYQKDENISEICFSPAIDINKFDKEEVVQKVTQMQCSACEEMVRARPEEYFWFHQRFKRFYENEYKC, from the coding sequence ATGGATAGACTCTATCTGGCTGGCTTTTATACTTTAAAATTTTTTATATTTTTACTGCCTAGTTCACTTAGAGATTTGCTTGCCAAATTTTTAGCGTTTGCGTTTATGAAACTTAAAAAAAAGAGATTTCATATCGTGATGATAAATTTAAATCTTGCATTTGGTGAGTCAAAAACCAAGGAAGAGAAGCTTGAGATCGCCAAAAAATGCTACTACAACTTTGCAAAATACCTTGGTATAAATTTCATCCTCAATCAAAACACGACAAAGCAAAAAGTGCTTGAAAAAGTTAGCTTTAAAAATGAGCATAATCTGCTTGAAGCGCTTAAGCTTGATCGTCCGATTATCGTGACTACCGCTCATTTTGGGCAGTGGGAGCTTTTTAGCTTAGCAATGTCTGCTCGTTTTGGTGCAGTCTCAGTGCTTGGCAGAAAGCTTGATAGTAGCGTCATGGATAAAATTTTAAGAGCCAACAGAACGCAGTTTGACGTGGAGCTCATTGACAAAGATGGCGGCGCAAAAGATATCTTAAAAGCTCTAAAAGCTAGGCGAATAGTGGGAATTTTAGTCGATCAAAATACCGCTCCAAAAGATGGCATAAAGGTGAAATTTTTTGACAAAGATGTGCTTCACACGCCAGCTGCGAGCGTGCTAGCTCAAAAAACAAACGCCCTAATAATTAATGCATTTATCTATCAAAAAGATGAAAATATAAGTGAAATTTGCTTTTCGCCAGCCATTGATATAAATAAATTTGACAAAGAAGAGGTGGTGCAAAAAGTAACGCAAATGCAGTGTAGCGCGTGCGAAGAGATGGTTAGAGCAAGGCCTGAGGAATACTTTTGGTTTCACCAAAGATTTAAGAGATTTTACGAAAATGAGTATAAATGCTAA
- a CDS encoding glycosyltransferase family 4 protein, which yields MINILELESSLGFGGQEHRTQRVINGLDKSKFKVFYGLNPGSKSFEKQIECEFVEFNLKKSFNIFEILKICKFVKQNNIKIISTHSGKDGTIGAIVGKICGVSVVRTRHLQLPITSPLPYNLSTKVVGVCNSVCADLIKRGVKKEKVFKIYTGIDTQKYTPEFKINMKKEFGLNDDVVGVCIVAVLRAAKNHKLLIDAFSELNLEKSALFIVGDGPQNKNLHEYIKDKKNIFMLGNRTDVSDFLGSLDICVLPSEMEAIGGALLEASSCKLATIGSDVGGLGEAVSNGKSGFLFQNGDKEGLKKVLERLILDENLRKQMGEFGREYVKEVFSIEKMIENTQNLYMELAK from the coding sequence ATGATAAATATACTTGAGCTTGAAAGCTCTCTTGGATTTGGTGGGCAAGAACACCGTACACAGCGTGTGATAAATGGGCTAGATAAGAGTAAATTTAAGGTTTTTTATGGGCTAAATCCTGGCTCAAAAAGTTTTGAGAAGCAAATAGAGTGTGAATTCGTTGAGTTTAATCTCAAAAAGTCTTTTAATATCTTTGAAATTTTAAAAATTTGCAAATTTGTAAAGCAAAATAATATAAAAATTATCTCGACTCACTCAGGCAAAGACGGCACCATAGGCGCTATCGTGGGCAAAATTTGTGGCGTTAGTGTAGTTCGTACTAGGCATTTGCAGCTACCTATAACATCGCCCTTACCTTACAACCTAAGTACAAAAGTAGTCGGCGTTTGCAACTCAGTTTGCGCTGATCTTATCAAAAGAGGCGTGAAAAAGGAAAAAGTCTTCAAAATTTATACAGGTATCGATACGCAAAAGTACACACCAGAATTTAAGATAAATATGAAAAAAGAATTTGGCTTAAATGACGACGTAGTTGGAGTTTGCATCGTTGCAGTGTTAAGGGCAGCTAAAAATCATAAGCTATTAATCGATGCATTTAGCGAGTTAAATTTAGAAAAATCAGCCCTTTTTATCGTAGGTGATGGCCCACAAAATAAAAATTTACACGAATATATAAAAGATAAAAAAAATATCTTTATGCTTGGCAACAGAACCGATGTGAGCGATTTTTTGGGCTCTCTTGATATTTGTGTATTGCCTTCAGAGATGGAGGCTATCGGCGGAGCGCTGCTTGAAGCATCTTCGTGTAAGCTGGCTACCATCGGAAGCGACGTGGGCGGTCTTGGCGAGGCTGTGAGTAATGGCAAAAGTGGATTTTTATTTCAAAATGGCGATAAAGAGGGGCTAAAAAAAGTGCTTGAAAGGCTCATTTTAGATGAAAATTTAAGAAAGCAGATGGGTGAGTTTGGCAGAGAGTACGTAAAAGAGGTTTTTAGTATCGAAAAAATGATAGAAAACACGCAAAATTTATATATGGAACTTGCAAAATGA
- the rfaQ gene encoding putative lipopolysaccharide heptosyltransferase III produces the protein MKILVIKFRNIGDVLLTTPLIENLHHYYPDATIDFALNKGTEAMIEGNPHINKIHIYDRQSANSGFFKKLITEIKFIKAIKKEKYDMAVQTTTGDRGIIISKYAKIKKIVGFLGKNQSINKLLNVKAKYYENFSHTIDHNLNALRALGFEPISKKVSVFSDESVEHLNLPKRFVHMHLTSRWMFKCANDESMSELIDYCENELGVKVVLTSDNKENELEKLVSVLKICKSEPINLGGKLNLKQTIALSKCSSLFIGVDTAIMHIAAANDVPVIAFFGPSNAFEWGPWDNSLMENGYTAQNGIQSMGKHIVYQKDWDFVPCDKEGIAKHGVEKTLMDFSDEMPKIKAKIKEILG, from the coding sequence ATGAAAATACTTGTAATTAAATTTAGAAACATCGGCGACGTGCTTTTAACAACACCGCTCATTGAAAATTTGCACCACTACTACCCAGATGCGACCATCGACTTTGCCCTAAACAAAGGCACAGAAGCGATGATCGAGGGAAATCCTCACATAAATAAAATTCACATTTACGATAGACAAAGTGCAAATTCTGGCTTTTTTAAAAAACTAATTACTGAGATAAAATTTATAAAAGCCATCAAAAAAGAGAAGTACGATATGGCGGTGCAAACAACCACGGGAGACCGCGGCATCATCATCTCAAAATATGCAAAGATCAAAAAAATAGTAGGCTTTCTTGGCAAAAATCAATCAATAAATAAACTTCTAAACGTCAAAGCAAAATACTATGAAAATTTTTCACATACGATCGATCATAATCTAAACGCTTTAAGGGCTTTGGGATTTGAACCAATTAGCAAAAAGGTGAGTGTATTTTCGGACGAGAGTGTGGAGCATCTAAATTTACCAAAACGCTTTGTACATATGCATCTTACAAGCCGCTGGATGTTTAAATGCGCAAATGATGAGAGCATGTCAGAGCTCATTGACTACTGCGAAAATGAGCTTGGGGTAAAGGTCGTGCTAACAAGCGACAATAAAGAAAATGAGCTAGAAAAGCTAGTAAGCGTACTAAAAATTTGCAAGAGTGAGCCTATAAATTTAGGCGGTAAGCTAAATTTGAAACAAACGATCGCCCTATCAAAGTGCTCAAGCCTTTTTATCGGAGTGGATACAGCTATAATGCACATCGCTGCGGCAAATGACGTGCCTGTGATCGCTTTTTTTGGTCCAAGCAATGCTTTTGAGTGGGGGCCTTGGGATAACTCACTCATGGAAAATGGCTACACAGCGCAAAATGGCATCCAAAGTATGGGCAAACACATCGTCTATCAAAAAGACTGGGACTTTGTACCTTGTGACAAAGAAGGTATAGCAAAGCATGGTGTAGAAAAAACGTTGATGGATTTTAGCGACGAAATGCCAAAAATAAAAGCCAAAATAAAAGAAATTTTAGGATAG
- a CDS encoding DUF5675 family protein, with protein MNKFISSFNESKSLTRVDKGMWEDGDEGVGGCAINDNIIYITRKWEYKASSHSSSSTISEFKISDSDLTGYILEPYGESTKQSDQDKRIPTEKYNLVWHVSTKYSKDKYSKNKRGNF; from the coding sequence ATGAATAAATTTATTAGCTCTTTTAATGAATCAAAGAGTTTAACTAGAGTAGATAAAGGTATGTGGGAAGATGGGGATGAGGGGGTTGGGGGTTGCGCCATAAATGATAATATAATTTATATTACTAGAAAGTGGGAATATAAAGCATCCAGCCACTCATCTAGCTCTACAATAAGTGAATTTAAAATTAGCGATAGTGATTTAACAGGCTATATATTAGAACCATATGGCGAAAGCACAAAACAGTCTGATCAAGACAAAAGAATACCTACAGAAAAATATAATCTAGTATGGCATGTTTCTACAAAATATTCAAAAGACAAGTACTCCAAAAATAAGCGTGGAAATTTTTAG
- a CDS encoding 3'-5' exonuclease encodes MAKSYICVFDCETIPDANLIRKIYGIDGSDEDVSVQAMMLQKEASGSEFLPVMFHRVVAISAVMADEYGKFLKVSTMEGKDEREIIAKFLKFINDYNPRLVSFNGRGFDLPMLMVRAMRYNLNAAAYYESENKELNKNKWENYRARYSPKFHLDLLDFISDFGSVRGLKLDILCASLNLPGKYDVHGDQVLELYYADELDKINEYCESDVLNTYWLFLKFELLQANILQDDYINHLNVMSEFLAKNCAHRGYTEVFCAAISDELARLNGKLDYEIKIQKEDDEEFDDLSDLDGVKDTPEQLNERLARQGLDGLLKKASEVTPATKKDKSFAEEKLPEINLDEE; translated from the coding sequence ATGGCGAAAAGTTACATCTGCGTCTTTGACTGTGAAACGATACCTGATGCAAATTTGATAAGAAAAATTTATGGTATTGATGGGAGCGATGAAGATGTGAGCGTACAAGCGATGATGCTGCAAAAAGAGGCCAGTGGTAGTGAGTTTTTGCCTGTGATGTTTCATAGAGTTGTGGCGATCTCTGCTGTAATGGCTGATGAGTACGGCAAATTTTTAAAGGTTAGCACGATGGAGGGCAAGGACGAGCGCGAGATCATCGCTAAATTTTTAAAATTTATAAATGATTATAACCCAAGGCTTGTTAGCTTTAACGGCCGTGGCTTTGACCTACCGATGTTAATGGTACGTGCGATGCGCTACAATCTAAACGCGGCGGCATATTACGAGAGCGAAAACAAAGAGCTAAATAAAAATAAATGGGAAAATTATAGGGCAAGGTATTCGCCTAAATTTCATCTTGATCTGCTTGATTTTATAAGCGATTTTGGAAGCGTAAGAGGACTAAAGCTTGATATACTTTGTGCTAGCTTAAATTTACCTGGCAAATACGACGTGCACGGCGATCAGGTGCTTGAGCTCTACTACGCAGACGAGCTTGATAAGATCAACGAGTACTGCGAAAGTGACGTGCTTAATACCTACTGGCTCTTTTTAAAATTCGAGCTTTTACAGGCAAATATCTTGCAAGATGACTATATAAATCACCTAAACGTGATGAGTGAATTTCTAGCCAAAAACTGCGCTCACAGAGGATATACTGAGGTCTTTTGCGCTGCGATAAGCGACGAGCTAGCTAGACTTAATGGCAAGCTTGATTACGAGATAAAGATCCAAAAAGAAGACGATGAAGAATTTGACGATTTAAGCGATCTTGATGGTGTGAAAGATACGCCAGAGCAGCTAAATGAGCGTTTGGCAAGACAAGGGCTTGATGGGCTTTTAAAAAAAGCGAGCGAAGTTACACCAGCTACCAAAAAAGATAAGAGTTTTGCTGAAGAGAAACTACCTGAAATAAATTTGGACGAAGAGTAA
- a CDS encoding polysaccharide deacetylase family protein, with the protein MNYPVCVLTMHHCNNNENDFAIKPELFKKALLMALDEGYKFINYGQFKDIVASRSKASKKSILLTFDDGYFDNYKFAFPILKELNIPAVCFLITDKIKDFKRQDYDFVFKKHKEIDYEKDAEYFLNLDEIRQMQESGLFEFDSHTASHFSCKSNDEVKLREEFSSSLAKIKELFPEKQEFGFCFPKGHFNELSLKVVREYYDFAFSVIDGGFCVGDDKFKIRRIDISNNAKSESDYIFRVKKKLFIYSTPVLGNLYSNFRNRGYK; encoded by the coding sequence ATGAACTACCCAGTTTGCGTGCTAACGATGCACCACTGCAATAACAATGAAAATGACTTTGCCATTAAACCAGAGCTATTTAAAAAAGCGCTTCTTATGGCGCTTGATGAGGGCTATAAATTTATAAATTATGGCCAGTTTAAAGATATCGTTGCCAGCAGGTCAAAAGCCTCCAAAAAGAGCATTTTACTAACCTTTGATGATGGATATTTTGACAATTATAAATTTGCATTTCCTATCTTAAAAGAGCTAAATATCCCAGCCGTTTGCTTTTTGATAACAGATAAGATCAAGGATTTTAAAAGGCAAGACTACGACTTTGTATTTAAAAAACATAAAGAAATAGACTATGAAAAAGATGCGGAGTATTTTTTAAATTTAGACGAGATCAGACAGATGCAAGAGAGCGGACTTTTTGAGTTTGATAGCCATACAGCGAGCCACTTTTCTTGCAAGAGCAACGATGAAGTAAAATTAAGAGAGGAATTTTCTAGCTCGCTGGCTAAGATAAAAGAGCTATTTCCCGAAAAACAAGAATTTGGCTTTTGCTTTCCCAAAGGGCACTTTAACGAGCTTTCACTAAAAGTTGTAAGAGAGTATTATGACTTTGCTTTTAGTGTGATAGATGGTGGATTTTGCGTAGGAGATGATAAATTTAAGATAAGACGCATAGACATATCAAACAATGCAAAGAGCGAGAGTGACTACATTTTTAGGGTTAAAAAGAAGCTTTTTATATATTCAACGCCGGTGCTAGGAAATTTATATTCAAATTTTAGAAATAGAGGCTATAAATAA
- a CDS encoding glycosyltransferase family 2 protein, which translates to MPDVKISFVVPVFNKKEHIRDCLNSLISQDMDDIEIIVINDGSTDNTLEILEEYKDKIILKTKSNAGVSAARNDGILLASGKYTICVDADDYVEKDYASCVYDIAEKFDADIVITDMCKVYDYKKLLFKDFETKEDGVIDKNEYLKRLLASRHNKVLHNAANKAIRTKILKENLFPVGITQAEDFHTVVRNVIASKTLIKLNKAFYCYKIGDNNTAGFEKLKAVMDHKFVYDDIISILKNKNLALEMVPDLELRKIKSVYMPAILARPNLKNSSYAKALDLFYADIDSIINSAGFSKLRLKQRILLKVLKNIKSYENVSKILKIFNTINGFLSNKKMKEFKE; encoded by the coding sequence GTGCCTGATGTGAAAATAAGCTTTGTAGTGCCTGTTTTTAACAAAAAAGAGCACATTAGGGATTGTTTAAATTCGCTTATATCTCAAGACATGGATGATATTGAGATTATAGTTATTAATGATGGAAGTACTGATAATACGCTAGAAATATTAGAAGAATATAAAGATAAAATAATATTAAAAACAAAGAGCAATGCTGGTGTTAGTGCTGCCAGAAATGACGGTATATTGCTAGCTAGTGGCAAATATACTATCTGCGTAGATGCTGATGACTATGTGGAAAAAGATTATGCTTCATGCGTTTATGATATCGCAGAAAAATTTGATGCCGACATAGTGATAACAGATATGTGTAAGGTCTATGATTATAAAAAGCTCCTTTTTAAGGATTTTGAGACAAAAGAGGATGGCGTAATCGATAAAAACGAGTATTTAAAAAGGCTTTTAGCCTCAAGGCACAACAAAGTCTTGCATAATGCGGCAAACAAGGCGATTAGGACTAAAATTTTAAAAGAAAATTTATTTCCAGTTGGGATCACACAAGCTGAAGATTTTCACACTGTAGTGAGAAATGTTATCGCTTCAAAAACTCTTATAAAGCTAAATAAGGCTTTTTATTGCTATAAGATAGGAGACAACAACACTGCTGGCTTTGAAAAGCTAAAAGCTGTGATGGATCATAAATTTGTTTATGATGACATAATCTCAATTTTAAAAAACAAAAATTTAGCTCTTGAAATGGTGCCAGATCTAGAGCTTAGAAAGATAAAAAGCGTCTATATGCCAGCCATTTTGGCAAGACCAAATCTTAAAAATAGTAGCTATGCAAAGGCACTTGATCTTTTTTATGCAGATATTGATAGTATCATAAACTCAGCTGGTTTTTCAAAGCTTAGACTAAAGCAGAGAATTTTGCTTAAAGTGCTAAAAAATATAAAATCGTACGAAAATGTATCAAAAATTTTAAAAATCTTTAATACAATAAATGGCTTTTTGTCAAATAAAAAAATGAAAGAATTTAAAGAGTAG
- a CDS encoding glycosyltransferase family 2 protein → MLSVVILTFNSQKYLQKVLESTNFADEVIVVDSGSKDSTRQICDGFSNVRFHEQAWLGFGAQKQRGVDIAKNEWVFVLDSDEVITDELKNEIINTLKEPKFMAYNVARLNFFFGKAIKNMGLYPDYTVRLFNKNFAKFDGRAVHEKVILNDGSQKLGSLKNHFLHYAYESIEQFIAKQNRYSSMGAKRNLLKALTSPAWTFFKLYVLKGGFKEGFTGYVIARLYAQYTFWKYIK, encoded by the coding sequence ATGCTAAGTGTCGTCATCTTAACTTTTAACAGCCAAAAATATCTACAAAAAGTGCTAGAAAGTACAAATTTTGCAGATGAGGTCATCGTGGTTGATAGCGGTTCAAAAGATAGCACAAGGCAAATTTGTGATGGCTTTAGCAACGTGAGATTTCACGAGCAAGCTTGGCTGGGATTTGGCGCACAAAAGCAAAGAGGCGTGGATATAGCCAAAAATGAGTGGGTCTTTGTGCTTGATAGCGATGAGGTGATTACAGACGAGCTTAAAAATGAGATCATTAACACGCTAAAAGAGCCTAAATTTATGGCTTACAACGTTGCTAGGCTAAATTTTTTCTTTGGCAAAGCGATAAAAAACATGGGGCTCTATCCAGACTACACAGTGAGGCTTTTTAACAAAAATTTTGCCAAATTTGATGGCAGAGCTGTGCATGAAAAGGTCATTTTAAATGACGGCTCGCAAAAGCTTGGATCGCTTAAAAATCACTTCTTGCATTACGCATATGAGAGCATCGAGCAGTTTATCGCTAAGCAAAATCGCTACTCAAGTATGGGCGCAAAGAGAAATTTACTAAAGGCGCTTACAAGCCCAGCGTGGACATTTTTTAAGCTTTATGTGCTAAAAGGCGGCTTTAAAGAGGGCTTTACTGGCTACGTCATAGCCAGACTTTACGCTCAGTACACATTTTGGAAATATATAAAATGA
- a CDS encoding glycosyltransferase family 25 protein: MNNPVYVISLKRDEERRENLQRQFNRYDEFKIIDAVDAKILVSMSITAP, encoded by the coding sequence ATGAATAATCCCGTCTATGTAATATCATTAAAAAGAGATGAAGAGCGAAGAGAAAATTTACAAAGACAATTTAACAGATATGATGAATTTAAAATAATAGATGCGGTTGATGCTAAAATTTTAGTGTCAATGAGTATTACAGCGCCATGA
- a CDS encoding polysaccharide deacetylase family protein: MSVTVLMYHHVLKKSGFIASSVDEFRDQMKFLAQNGYKSLSSAEFVAYKKGELSVPKKSVFITFDDGWKDNFVYAYPIIKEFNLKATIFLVAGWIEQASRKGGEFIELDHNEYKNAALTRPEDVFLNYEEIAKMKECFDFHSHTYTHFDDYFGICEMKENFTKCKEFMYKNFGFDDKLLCWPRGKFNDELKNVAKSVGYEVFFTTKRGINKPDGVLDDIRRIAVKKDASWLKKTLFIYQNDFLGSLYSTLKS; encoded by the coding sequence ATGAGCGTAACAGTTTTAATGTATCATCATGTGCTTAAAAAAAGCGGGTTTATTGCAAGTAGTGTAGATGAGTTTAGAGATCAGATGAAATTTTTGGCTCAAAATGGCTACAAATCGCTAAGTTCGGCTGAGTTTGTTGCATATAAAAAAGGCGAGCTTAGCGTGCCTAAAAAGAGTGTCTTTATCACATTTGATGATGGCTGGAAGGATAATTTTGTCTACGCATATCCTATTATCAAGGAATTTAATCTTAAAGCGACTATTTTTCTAGTTGCTGGCTGGATAGAGCAGGCGAGTAGAAAAGGTGGCGAGTTTATAGAGCTAGATCATAACGAATACAAAAATGCTGCACTAACTAGGCCTGAAGATGTATTTTTAAACTACGAGGAAATAGCAAAGATGAAAGAGTGCTTTGACTTTCACTCGCATACTTATACGCATTTTGATGATTATTTTGGTATTTGTGAGATGAAAGAAAATTTTACAAAATGCAAAGAATTTATGTATAAAAATTTTGGCTTTGATGACAAGCTACTTTGCTGGCCAAGAGGTAAATTTAATGATGAGCTAAAAAATGTGGCAAAAAGCGTTGGCTATGAGGTTTTTTTTACAACAAAGCGTGGGATAAATAAACCTGACGGTGTACTTGATGATATAAGGCGCATAGCTGTAAAAAAAGATGCAAGCTGGCTAAAAAAGACGCTATTTATCTATCAAAATGACTTTTTAGGCTCACTATATTCAACACTAAAATCTTAG
- a CDS encoding glycosyltransferase family 25 protein codes for MIDCLLKSCDEDYKFKIPPLIATPGELACTMSHIKAYEDFLQGDTEFTLILEDDVIGNDELINEAFLLCKDISSDSILICGVQDGLNSRFRAFGKKIKENLYLISPYSYSSIYRTAAYILTRKSAKSLLDFYKDGLYGADKWEAILRNTGLKMYFSNIFSHPDELNNSTLEMQRKQKDRINSLFKKCNKDFSYKISRFYEKHIAKNERIFTK; via the coding sequence ATGATAGATTGCTTGTTAAAATCTTGTGATGAAGATTATAAATTTAAAATACCGCCATTAATTGCGACACCAGGTGAGCTAGCATGCACAATGTCACACATAAAAGCTTATGAGGATTTTTTACAAGGCGACACAGAATTTACTTTAATATTAGAGGATGATGTTATTGGAAATGACGAATTAATAAATGAGGCCTTTTTGCTATGCAAAGATATAAGTAGTGATAGCATTTTGATATGCGGTGTGCAAGATGGATTAAATAGTAGATTTCGTGCTTTTGGCAAAAAAATAAAAGAAAATTTATATCTTATCTCACCATACTCATATAGCAGTATTTATAGGACAGCAGCCTATATCTTAACTAGAAAAAGTGCAAAATCTCTACTTGATTTTTATAAAGATGGTCTTTATGGGGCCGATAAATGGGAGGCTATTTTAAGAAATACGGGGCTTAAAATGTATTTTAGCAATATCTTTTCTCATCCAGACGAGCTTAACAACTCTACTTTAGAGATGCAAAGAAAGCAAAAAGATAGGATAAATTCTCTTTTTAAAAAATGTAATAAAGATTTCTCATACAAGATTTCAAGATTTTACGAAAAACATATTGCTAAAAATGAGAGAATTTTTACAAAATAA